The region aatctcTACTCATACCttgcaccatacacaaaaattaactcaaaatgggtcatacACCTAAATGTATAACCTAAATCTATAAAACTTCTAGGAGAAAACAGGAGAAGATTTTTGAGCCCTTGGGTTAGGCAAAaatagatatgacaccaaaaaaaaaaaattgatccataagagaaaaaactgataaattggacTGCATCAAAATTATAAACTTCTGCCCTTCAAAAGACAAGTTTGCTCtttgggaaaaaaggaaaaaataagctaTCGATTCAGAGAAAATATCtgtaaaacacatatctgataaataccttgtatacagaatatataaataaatctcaaaactcaataataataataaaaaaaaatttaaatgggcaaaagatttgcaGCTATAGGGATGGCAATAAGCACAAAATGCTGTGCAAGGTACACTTCTCTCCCCAAGAAGTTCTTTGTACCTGCTAAAAAGTGGGGTCGCCCAACCTTCTTGATGACCCAGTTAGGCCAAATATGAACCAACAGTATTTCTACAAAGCTGGCTGGCCTGGATCCAAGCAGAGGCCAAGGAGGAATCTTCAGGGACCAGCTTATGAAAACAGATGAGACCCACTTCTGCCCTTGCTATCTCGGCTCTGCCCTTCTGGTTCTCTGCATCTCTACACCCGAGCTGGCAGCCTGGGCTGATCTGCTAGGCTGTGCTTGGAGCAGAGGCAACAAACCAAATCCTGCCTCCTTTTACTGGGCCAAATAGGAGGGCACACAAGAGAGTGCATCCTTcttggccaactaagatgcagtGTGAGCTGCAGGGAGAGAGGAAGATGTTCCAGACACAACTCCTGGCTTTCCTCTGGGAGAGAAGGTTGGATACCAGGGCTGAGATTCTGGCAGACAGCATCTTCCAAAGTGTGGGGTATGTTCCAGTGGTGGTCCTTGAGTTAAGAAGTACAAAGGCCTCATGTTAAATAATGCTGAATCATACCATGAGAAAGTTATTcctttttcaattctttttcaatcCTAACTGCCTCAAAAAGAAAGTCTCAAGTTGGTGGTAATATATTTTTAGCACCTCTTCAGGGCCTAAGTTGGGAAAACACTGAATCAAGCTAACTAGACAGAAGAAGATGGGGAAGTAGCAACAGAGAATACTATGGGTAGCAGCAGGAGCCTGACCTTGGCCTCTGGTGGCCTGGTGCCCAGCCTGAGCTGGTGGCAGTGTGGAGCTGGGCTCTCCCTGGCTGTTGCCCGAGCTGGTACTATCAGGGGAGCCAGGGCCCTCATTGAACTTCCGGAAGCAGGCCCGACAGCAGCGCTCCTTCTTGCCACTGTGCTTGGTCAGGACGTAGTTGTTGCAGCAGTAGTAACAGAAGATGCGGCCACATATCCTGGGAACAAAACAAACATGGGCCCTGAGGATGATGCACTGCGGGTCTTGTGTGCTGTTACCAGATCAGCAGAGCTCTGTACTGGGCTCTGGGTGTGCCAGATGGCTGTCAGACCTGGCTTTGTCCCACTTTAGAGTGTGGCCTTAGGGCTCATTTTATAAGAATCTAATAAAGCCATCTTGGTAAGTAGAAGAATGTTTTATTTCCCAAGGTCCTTGGAGGCAGGAAGAAGAAGTGTGTGGCTGAGCCCACCTTCTCTGACACAAAGCTACAGGTGTGCCTTCCACCTGCAGGGGCTAAGGGTCTCAAAGGAGACCACAACCCTACAGCGTACAGACCTACGCTGACCATTCTTCACCCCTCTCACCCCCAACCCACGATTCACTTTCACCTACCCTTCCCTGGGCCCTAGCAGGGCCTTTGCCCTGCCCGTGTTCCCCTTGTGAAGCCTCAGCTCTAGCTTTTGCTGGGTTCCAGTAACGCCGTTTCTCCTGCAGTCCCTTCAGGCTGAGACATGGCCGAAGGGCTGCTGATCTCCAGGTTCTACAGAGTCCTTGCGGGTCCCCTTAGCTCTGCCTATACCTCTTTATTAAGCACCTTTTCAGAGCCCTTTGTGGCCTGCTACGACCCTGACCAATAcagtctttttgtgtgttgtcttaaaaccaaaaagcagCGTGCTTTTTCCCAGAGAGCCAGCCAGGGCACTGATGCCTATCACGATTCCTCGTTCAGAGCCGTTTGCAGATTCCACAGCTGCCCGCTGACCTGCAGTGGTGGCGCCGCACCATCCAGCTGAACTCCCGCTTGCAGTCGAGGCAGTGGCTCGCCTCCGTGTCCACGAGCCACCTCTCCTCAGCGCTGAGCTTCTGTTGGAATTCCAGGGCATCTGACTTCTGCCAGAGAGCATCCTTGTCCCTGGGACAAAATCGcattagaaagaagaaagaatcCATGAAAACAAGAGAACTATCCCTGACTCACCTCAAAAGACTGACTCCAAATTTGCCAAGTCACAGACGTGCACTGAggcttcctagtgctgctaaTGGTCATTCATGGCTTATGGTTTCTGATGTGGAAAGGTTTAGTTCTTTCCCAGATGGAACCCTAGCCAGCACACTCTGAGGGTTGATATGGCCTTGGTAGCACACCAGCCACCGATGATGTCGCACCACGGCTACTTAGGGCCTGAGGGAAACTGGCTCCCTCACTGGCCAGGGACTTGAAATTCAACCAAAGACCCTCCCCCTTACATAAAAAAGCCAGAACATGGATTGATTGACCTTTTCAAGGACACTTAAAGCTGTCAGGATGCAGGAAGACTTATTCTTTGGGCCAGCTCCATTCTCCCAGCTGGTCCACAGCTTCCGTCCTTTCTGCCCCAGAAGGTCAGGTGCCCGCACCCTGGGAATGTGGGAATGTTCACAGCACCTAGGGTTTTCCTCACACACCACAGGAGGAGGTCTGGGCTTAGCGGTCACAGGTGCCCTAAGTTCCAAATTTGCAAATTGATGACATGCAAGCGgagtttttaaatttccaaagtagttttaattttgatattgCTATTTTGCAATCCCTAAGGaattagtaaggagccctggtggcacaatggttaaacgctcagctgctaatcagaaagttgacagtttgaacctgcccagtagtccacaggagaaaaaacctggcgatttgcttccacgaagattacagcctaaaaaaccctatggggcagttccactctgtcacgtagggttgctgtaagttggacttgactgacggcacacaacaacaacaatgaattagATCTAGGCATTGCTTACCCATGGCTGGTGGCATCATAAAGAAGGGGCCAAACAGATGCTATGTGCCTCCCAAAGGAAAGACCCAATACTATCAATCAATTCTACGAAGTGTTCTTGCAAAAATTTGGAGCTGGGTAAGCTGTTAGGGAAGCAGTGGTTCTCTACTCTGGCTCACTGATGCCTGAACCCCACTCCTAGAAATTCTGATTTAGTGGGTATTTTTGAAAAAGCTCAAGATATTTCAACGTGCAGCCAGAGTTTAGAACCTTAGTTCTAACCATCAATTTGCACAAAACACAACGGATGGAAGAGCATGTTAAATGACACTATGGGGACGCAATCAGCAAAATTCAGGCTATGAGAACTCTACCAGACAAATGACCtgacttcttaaaaaataaattgcaaagtaaaaaaagaaataagttaGAGAGATGGTGGAGTAACCAACAGATTAAATCTTAAGAAACATCACCAATTACAATGTATGGATCTAATTTAGATCCTGATCAgagcaaactaaaaaaaaaaaaacataaggcaACTGGACAAATTAGAAACTGGCTAGATAGTggatgatattaaggaattagAGTTCATTTTGAAATGTGGTAATGATACTGTGGTGTCTTAAAATGAAGAGTCACTGTCTTACAGAGGTACGTAGTGAAATCTCTGGATGAAATGCTATCACGTCTggcatttgcttcaaaataatttgGGGAAGTGATGGGAATGGGGGGAAGCACAGATGAAACAAGGCTGGCCAGGAGTTGACTAAAGCTGGGTGATAGGTACAAGGGTATTCATTAAATCATTCTATCACTATAGATTTAAAAatttccacaggagaaagcttaaaaaaaatttgaatgaaTATCCAACATTTGAAAACCAGAAGatttcacacaaaaaaatccaGATTTCCTCCTTCTCTTGAGAAGTAAGGCAATCTGGCCACTCTGGGCCTGGGGCCCGTGTGGCACCAGTCAGCTGGAACAGGCTGCCTCCAGCTTCTCACAGGCCCCTGCTGACCCAGTCATTTACATCGCCTGTCTGGTCGCTGCTGCTAGCACTGGAGTTTGTCTGGGACTCCTGGTATTGGAGAAGGTAGGATGGAGGCAAAGGAAAAAGACTCATGAAGAGGGGTGCAAGAGAATAGGGAAATTCCTGAAGATATTAAACCTCATTTATTGTCACTCTGTGGCTAAGCACATAGAGATTTTGAAAATAAGTACACACATCAAATGAAAACACAAACCCAGGGGAGCGCAAGGTATGAACAGTGGGATCCACCCTAGTAACGTTGGAAGTGGCCTGAGCAGACCCTGAACGTGTGTGGGGCCCTAACAACAACTGATTATGTGCAGAAAAGGTAGAGGGGACGGGGGCCCATTTCCCTTGTGGCATCCTTTCAAGAGCATTTTCGTTTATTAAAGAAAAGCCAAATGTGGTGGGAAACCTTCAGCCACACATTTGTCCCGACACTCACCTGAGTAGCTCTATCAGCCGTTCTTCAAGGTATTTCTTGGTTCTGTTCAGGTCATCCAGGTCAGCAAGCATCTTCTGGTCATTCTTCTCCCGGTCTGTCACCTCCTCGCAAAGTCTGTTGTAATACTCTTGGAATTTTGTCGTGGCTTTTTCGAGATCCTTCTGGGTCCTGGCAGAGAAGTGGTAAATATTCTTGATTATCCACTACTCCCAGCTTCTCCTATCACTCTGGGCTGACCCAGGCCTCAAAGGGGGTGCCTGCCACCTTTCCCAGTGAGGGGAGCCCCTCAGCACTATCAGTTATACACTCACCTAGTCTTCAAGACTCCCCTCACACACCCAATCCCCCCACTCCCCTAGCTCACCAAGTACAAGGTTACTCTAGGAGATCAGGTTGACTCCAGGTTGCTAGCAAGACCCCAGGTGAAtctacatatacttttttttttttaaggttgttgttgttgttaggtgccatcgaggtgttttcaactcatagtgaccctacatacaacagaacgaaacactgcctggtcccgtgccatcgcCACAACGGTTgccatgcttgaacccattgttgcagccactgtgtcaattcatctctttgaggatcttcctctctttcgccaaccctctactttaccaagcatgttgtccttctccagggactgatctctcctgataacatgtccaaagtcattTAAAGGTAGTTCTTGAGAAAACAGACTCTGAAGCCAAACGGTCTGTGCTCCAGTTCTACTACTATACCATCACTTACATGCTGCATGACCCTGGGAAAGCTACTTAACTCCTCTGAGCCAcattttactcatctgtaaaatgggaataaacaaTACCTTCCTCAAAACTGCTGGGAGGATTAAATaggtaaatatatatgcaaaggactcaaaacagtgcctggcacatgctaaccattatttaaatgtttgctgttattattaccattattgtTATATCCCAACTTTTACTTCCTTTCAATTTTTCTAAAGCATGACATTGGTTACTGAACTACAACATGCCCTGCCAGAGAGAAGGAAACAGAACGGAGAGAAAGGCTCTTTAGCGTAATAAAGAGCTGCCCGGAGGAATTGCCAGGCTCTCTGCGGCATGAGTTGGGCTCAAGTACTTTCTGTGTAGTGGTTTTTCTTGCAAGGGGACTTCTCTACCCTGATACGAGCGACTTTCTAAATGACTGTGCACCAAACGCCCCCTTCCTTAAAGACTCTTCCCCCAGTGGCCGTGTGGGTGGATAATGTAACTAACCTTTCCAGGTTTGCACGCAGGGCAGCCCCCTCCTCGTCCTTCTGCAGCACAGCTGCCTTGCACTCTGAAAGGTGGTTGCTGGTGCTTCTCAGCTTCTCTCTCATATCTGCTTGGGTGGCCTGGTACAGGACATCAGGGAGAAGACACTCAGCTTGCAGAAGCCCTTGCAAGATGCCATAAAGCGACTGGTATGCTACCAGCCTCATCTGGCTTGGGTCACTTCTAAAtggagggttttgttttttttaaggtcaaGAAGCCCAGAGCCTCTGCTCTCTGTTTCTGGGGGTGTGACACACTCCTATTAATGACTGTGCCCCTAAAGAATCCATTGCAGCTGGTTGTGGTGGCTAGAGGGGGCAGCATGCTTCAGCTCTCTGGGCAAAAGTGGGGTTGGAGGTGGGGTATGGGTGGTGGCGGGCAGCGTTCACTGGAAAGGGTCCCTGCTCTTAAGAGTGCTAGCCTGTCCTGCTCTGTTTAGAACCACTGACTTAGAGAACACCTAGAAAGACGGGCAAGACGGACAACTCATTTCCTTCATAAGAAACAAGGGCCAGGTGAAAAACACACTTGGCAGCTCTAGCCAGGTGTCCAGGGAGTAGAAGGGGGTCACATACAAACTTGGTGCAGGTGCATACAAACGTGAACTGATGAGAGCTCCAGTTGGAGAACTGGAAGTCCTGCAGGGAAGCCTCTTATATGGTCTGGGAAAAACCCAATCAGATGTTTTCCGCCTGACAGATCCACATGCTGGGAGTGTACATGACCCAGGTGGAGGCCAGGACACCAGGCTTCCCCGCCCAGGTAGCCAGCTGGGCCACCAGTGCTGATTTGGCTCGTAGCAAGAGCGCTCCTCTGGGCCGCACAGGCCAGTGGCCTACCTTCAGCTTCCCCATAGCCTCCTCAGCAGCCTGCAGCTTCTGGCCTTGTTCCTCCAGCTGGCCCCTGAGGCTTCTGCACTCTTCACTGGCAGCCTGGGGAGGGCAAGAAGGGGATCATGAAAGTAGGGTCCTTGCTCTGAGACTCCCTCAGGCCCACCCTCCAAACGGGTACAAACACCGAGCTCTCTTCTTTTCCTCTCAATAAATTTTAGGCTTTATTGATAACAAAACCGTTTCAAACTTACTAAGAAAAAAGACTTGGCTTGGTCCCCAAACTTGTGATTTAATTTCTGCAATGAGCCACATGAAGTAGCACAGGGTAAGTGGCCCATCTGTGTAGGCACAGTGGAGTGGCCTAAGAGAGGAAGGCCAAGAGGGTCAGGCGTGGTCTGCTGGGGTCTAAGATTCCACAGACCCTAATGCCAGCAACATGTGATAACCAATGGAAGCCAAAGGTCCATGACCATCCTGCCGTGTCCTCTCTCACAGCCCTTGGGTATTTTCTCTGTGCACTACAAAGATATGTGGCCACTGCTGATCTCGCCAACTCTTCCAGGGCCTTGTGAAAACTATACTGAGTCAGTTCCCTATAACTACGCCTGCTGTCGGGATGTGCACCTGCTGTCGGGGTGCATGTGAAGGGGCTCATTATTCACTGACTACGAACTCAGAGGCAGGACTTCAGGCAGTCATGAACTGCTGGCGCTCTTCAGTGAGTTCTAGAGGCTGAGGCAGGGGTCTCAAACTCACATGCTCAAAGGGGCGAGGCAAGTACACAAATGAGTGAAAGGAAAAACCTAGGGGAGGCATGTCTTCCTTACCCACTGACTGTTGCCATATGGGAATGAGGACCAAGGGTTCTTAGACCTATTGAGACTTCAAAGGAAGTCCCCAAATAGAATTTATTTGTAAAACATTCTGCTCTTTAAATGTTGGCTACTAAAAAGAAATTCTATGTGGGCTGAACTTATTTGCGATGGGTTTAGACTTCTGGGCAAAGACATCTGTCACGGActaaattatgttcccccaaaaatgtgtgtattgacttggttaggccatgattcccaggattctgtggttgtcctccattttgtgattgtaattttatgttaaagaagattaggatggggttgtaacacccttaccaggtcacatccttgattcaacataaagggagtttccctggggtgtggcctgcatgcaccaccttttatagctcaagagataaaaggaaagggaagctagcagacagttggggacctcataacaccaagaaagcagcaccaggagcagactgggtcctttggacccagggtccctgtgcctgagaagctccccgaccagtggaagattaaggacaaggaatcttcctccagagccaacagagagagaaagcctttccctggagctgacaccctgaacttgggactcgtaacctactagaccgtgagaaaataaatttctctctgttagagccacccacttgcggtattgctgttacagcagcactagatgactaagacaacatcacTCTCCAACACTTTGTCCCTAATGTGTTCCTGCAGGGAGAGACACTATTGGGAGCTATGACAGCAGGGCAGGACTAAGGGGTGTGTGCTTGGACCCATCCAGGACATTCTTGGGCCCTCACCTGCCTCACGGCCAAAGGTGCATCCTCTCACAAACCCACCAGACCCTGCCCCAGGGAGGCAGGCGGAGCTCAGATGATGAGGCCAGGATTACCTTAAGcctgttctggtagtccatgacCTCAGTGCTCAGTTGGAACTTGAGGGTGTTGAGCTCCTGGTGTGCGGTCTCCTGGAGGCCCTGGGCCCACTGCTCGGCCTGAGCCAGCTGGGCCTGCAGGCCAGCCAGTGAGCCTGCTGCCTCCTCAGCTGCCTTCAGCTTCTCCTGCAAGCTCTCCTTGTCTTGCTGCAGCCCAGCCACTTGGTGCTCCAGGCCCTCTCGCTCCCTTGAGGCAGCCTCTTTGGCGTcctggagctcctgggtggcacaggCGAGAGCCCCTTCCATCTTCTCCTTCTCCGCCGTCAGCGTGCAGACCCGGATGCCAAGCTCGGCTGTGTCCGTGTTGGCTCGGTGCAGCTGCTCCTGCAGCTCAGCGTGCTCCAGCTGGGCTTCCGCAGAGTTTTGCTTCAGCCGGGTCAGCTCCTCCTGCAGGGCCCAGAGCtcctttgccctctgctgggcctcgCCGGTCCTCTCCTCCTGCAGCGCCCCTTCCTGCTCTGAGCGCTGCAGCAGCTCCTGGACGTGGGTCCGGTTAAGGGCTTCATTCTGTTCCTTCAGTTGCTGCACAAGAGCCTTGTGCTCCCTCAGGACTTCCTCAGCCACACCCAGCTGGCTCTGTACCTTCTCCCGGTCATCCAGAGCTGCCAGGAGCTTGGCCTGGAGGTCCACCACTTCAGTCTTCAGGCACTGGACCTCCCCCTGATGAACCTCCAGCTGCGCCTGAGACAGGGCCAGCTGGGCCTCCAGCTCATGGGATACGTCATCTTGAGGTGGGCCAAGCCCCTGTTGGCCTTTCTCTGTTGTGGGTGTCTGCATCTGCTGGGTCTGCTGGTGGCACTGGCTCTTAAGAGCTCTGAGCTCCCCGTCCCGGGCCTCTGCCAGCTGCCGGCACTGCTCCGCCTCCTCCCGCAGTTGCTGGCACTCGTCCTCCTTGCTTTTCAGGGCAGCATCTTTCTCTGCCACTCGGGCCCTCATGATCTCCTTAGCCTTTCTCACAGCCAGCAGGCTCGCCTCCATCTGGTCACCCATGAGCCGGATGCTGGCCTGCTCCGACTCCAGGGAGGCCAGAGAGCCCTGGATGGCTGCCTCCCGCTGCTGTAGTGCCTCATAGTCAGCCTGCAGGGCCTGCAGCTTGCCCTCCAGGAGCTGGTTACACTCAAGAACATTCTGCAGCTCCTTCTCCAGCTCCCTGTTGGCCTGCTGGAGCTTCTCCTCCTGGCCACCCTTGGTGTCACTGAGATGGCCCTCCTGTGGGCCTCTCTGTTCCTCCTCTGGCTTCTCACAGGTCTGTGGCATGGAGGAGTGCAGGAGAGCCAGCACCTCACTCCCCTCACGTGCTACGGGCAGCTCTGGGCCTGGCTGTCCAGCAAGCTGCTCCAGTGTCCCCACCTTCTGGCTGAGGTGGTCTTTGTCCTGAATGAGCTGCTTCTTCTGTTCCTCCAGGTCGCTCACGTGCTGGCTCACCTGTGACAGCTGGGTCTCCAGGACCTGCAGTTGCCTTGTCAGGGACCTGGCCTCCTGCTCCAGCAGCTCCTCCTCCTCTCGCCACCGCTGCTCCTTGTGCCTCACCTCCACCAACTCCTCCTCCAGGGAGCTCACGTGGGCCAGTGACTCCTGTAACTGGCACCGAAGCTGGGCTGCCTCCTGCTCCTTCTTGGCCAGCTCTTCCCGGAGCGGGGTCATCTCCATCACCACGTGTTCCAGGCTGGCCTGGGCCTCCTCCTTCAGCTGCAGCTCCTTGGTTAGCTGCTCCAACTGGGCATTCTGCTGCCTGTTGAGCTCCTGGACCTTGGTGCTCTCTTCCTCTAGGGCTCGAAGCTTTGCCCCCAGTTCCTGGATCACTAAGGCTGAGTCGCTGGGGACTGGATCTTGCTGTCCCTTTGTGCCCAGGGTCATACCTACCTTTTGCTCAGCCCTGGCCACCCAGGCCGGGACACTGGGTAACTGCTGGTTCTTCCCCCCCAGTGAGTCCCGTGTGGCCTTGAGCTCCTGCGGCAGGGGCTGCAGCAGGGACTCCAGTCGCTGCAGGGCTGACTGGTAGTCCTCCTTCTCTGCTGCACCCAGCTCCAGGGCCTGCAGACACTTCTGTAGCTCCTTCACAGTGCTCTCGGTGGCCTGGGTGACCTCCCACTGCTTCTGGAGCTCAGCCACCAGACTCATGAGGCGGACATTCTCCTCAGTGGCAGTGGACCGCTTCTCCCTCTCCATCTGCAGCTGCTCTCCCTGAGAAGTGACAGCTGCTCTCAGCTCTTGGTTTTCTttgtccaacttctgcattcgCTCCTGCAGCTGCTTCTCCCGCACTTCCAACTGGTCCAGCTCCAGCCGCATCTCGTCAAATCCCTCCAGTGCTTCGTTGTTTAAGGGGCTGTTCATGTCAAGGCTGGAGGCCATCTCCTGAGTCTGGGCAGGAAAACACACAAAACGAGTGGCTTTGGGGTGAAATTGAGTTTAATGAGAGAACAGAACCCCAAAATACAGTAATTACATGACCCGGGGTTGGTCTAACAAGCTATTAGTCAAAGGACTAGAAACCCTTGGCTCAAGGCCATAAGAACGTCACCAGTATATTCCAAAGACCTGGCACCATGGGTGGGGTGCACTGAGACTCACAGCTCTATCTCCCCTGCCAGTCTTCTTTAGgtttattaaaagaaaaggtGTTGATTCTTAGGTAAACTAAGTTACATGTAAAACTGCTGTTGACCCACTGCACCAGACCTATAGCTCCTGTCATGATTAAACCACAGGAGGGTTAAAGATTAGTCTACTTTCTACTCttaatgcttctttttttttctctagattttatttattttgtcgttgagaatatacatagcaaaacatataccaattcaacagtttctacatgtataattcagtgacactgattacattcttcgagttgtgcggccattctcaccttcttttctgagctgttcctccttcattaacataaactcactgccccctaaggctcctatctcATCTTTggagttgttgtcaatttgatcccatatagacagttcttaaaagaacataatgctcaaggcagaccttttttactagttatgctaaactattggtcagttttaagatgacttcagggaatatttttggtttcaggtttaaagattatctcagggcaacagtttcagggcttcatccaccctccatggctccagaaagtctagagtccacgaGAATtagaaattctgctctgcattttccctcttttgatcaggattcttctatggaatctttgatcaaaatgttcagtaatggtagctgggcaccatcctgttcttctggtctcacggcaagggagacagttgttcatggaggcaatcagctacacattccatatcctccccctattcctggatctccttcttcctgttgctccaggtgaatagagaacaaCTGTTGTGTCTTAATGCTTCCTATAGGGATCATAATTTTTATTGCTGATTCATTTTAGTCCTCTTTTCCCACAAAACTATATATATCTATAATGATACATTCACATTTCTAACAAAATTAACCAAACTAAGCCTACCCACTAGCACTTTTTGAGCACTTGCCCATGTCAAGCCCTTAAGGATTATAAGTGCTCTCCCTCATTCAATCCCACAACCACCTTCCGAGCCAGCAAGGcttgtattatccccattttatggatgagagagCTGAAGCTTCACaaggttaagtaacctgcccagGGCCACAAAGCTGGTAGGTGACAGAGTCAGGATCTGACTCTATCGCTTTTAACCATTGGGTTAAactgcttcctttaaaagcttttttttttttttttaaagaatttaattttatgaAGGCCTAAATATTTGGTTGTAAAAACCTAGACTCCAGGAAACAGTGGGTATAACCTAGGAGTTGTATTGCTCTGATTGGAACAACAGGTATCTGA is a window of Elephas maximus indicus isolate mEleMax1 chromosome 20, mEleMax1 primary haplotype, whole genome shotgun sequence DNA encoding:
- the FYCO1 gene encoding FYVE and coiled-coil domain-containing protein 1 isoform X4, with protein sequence MASTSAESQLQRIIHDMQDAVTELSKEFKEAEEPITDDSTSLHKFSYKLEYLLQFDQKEKATLLGHRKDYWDYFCDCLAKVKGANDGIRFVKSISELRTSLGKGRAFIRYSLVHQRLADTLQQCFMNTKVTSDWYYARSPFLKPKLSSDIVGHLYELTEVQFDLASRGYDLDAAWPTFARRTLAIGSSSYMWRPPSRSSSMSSLVSSYLQTQEMASSLDMNSPLNNEALEGFDEMRLELDQLEVREKQLQERMQKLDKENQELRAAVTSQGEQLQMEREKRSTATEENVRLMSLVAELQKQWEVTQATESTVKELQKCLQALELGAAEKEDYQSALQRLESLLQPLPQELKATRDSLGGKNQQLPSVPAWVARAEQKVGMTLGTKGQQDPVPSDSALVIQELGAKLRALEEESTKVQELNRQQNAQLEQLTKELQLKEEAQASLEHVVMEMTPLREELAKKEQEAAQLRCQLQESLAHVSSLEEELVEVRHKEQRWREEEELLEQEARSLTRQLQVLETQLSQVSQHVSDLEEQKKQLIQDKDHLSQKVGTLEQLAGQPGPELPVAREGSEVLALLHSSMPQTCEKPEEEQRGPQEGHLSDTKGGQEEKLQQANRELEKELQNVLECNQLLEGKLQALQADYEALQQREAAIQGSLASLESEQASIRLMGDQMEASLLAVRKAKEIMRARVAEKDAALKSKEDECQQLREEAEQCRQLAEARDGELRALKSQCHQQTQQMQTPTTEKGQQGLGPPQDDVSHELEAQLALSQAQLEVHQGEVQCLKTEVVDLQAKLLAALDDREKVQSQLGVAEEVLREHKALVQQLKEQNEALNRTHVQELLQRSEQEGALQEERTGEAQQRAKELWALQEELTRLKQNSAEAQLEHAELQEQLHRANTDTAELGIRVCTLTAEKEKMEGALACATQELQDAKEAASREREGLEHQVAGLQQDKESLQEKLKAAEEAAGSLAGLQAQLAQAEQWAQGLQETAHQELNTLKFQLSTEVMDYQNRLKAASEECRSLRGQLEEQGQKLQAAEEAMGKLKATQADMREKLRSTSNHLSECKAAVLQKDEEGAALRANLERTQKDLEKATTKFQEYYNRLCEEVTDREKNDQKMLADLDDLNRTKKYLEERLIELLRDKDALWQKSDALEFQQKLSAEERWLVDTEASHCLDCKREFSWMVRRHHCRICGRIFCYYCCNNYVLTKHSGKKERCCRACFRKFNEGPGSPDSTSSGNSQGEPSSTLPPAQAGHQATRGQDGRPPDDAVFDIITDEELCQIQESGSSLPETPTETDSLDPNMAEHLFPSPQGPADLEHVLLH